One Pseudomonas entomophila genomic window carries:
- a CDS encoding hydroxymethylglutaryl-CoA lyase — protein sequence MSLPEKVRLVEVGPRDGLQNEAQPISVADKVRLVDDLTDAGLGYIEVGSFVSPKWVPQMAGSAEVFAGIEQRPGVIYAALAPNLRGFEDALAAGVKEVAVFAAASEAFSQRNINCSISESLKRFEPIMEAARNHGVRVRGYVSCVLGCPYEGAVQAEQVAPVARALHDMGCYEVSLGDTIGTGTAGATRRLFEVVAAQVPRGQLAGHFHDTYGQALANVYASLLEGIAVFDSSVAGLGGCPYAKGATGNVATEDVVYLMHGLGIDTGIDLDRLIAAGLRISEVLGRATGSRVARARGAH from the coding sequence ATGTCATTGCCAGAAAAAGTCCGCCTGGTCGAAGTCGGCCCGCGCGACGGCCTGCAGAACGAAGCCCAGCCCATCAGCGTCGCCGACAAAGTGCGGCTGGTGGACGACCTCACCGATGCAGGGCTCGGCTATATCGAAGTGGGCAGCTTCGTTTCGCCCAAGTGGGTACCGCAGATGGCCGGCTCCGCCGAGGTGTTCGCCGGCATCGAGCAACGTCCAGGTGTCATCTACGCGGCGCTGGCGCCCAACCTGCGCGGTTTCGAGGATGCGTTGGCGGCTGGCGTGAAGGAAGTGGCGGTGTTCGCCGCCGCCTCCGAGGCGTTCTCCCAGCGCAATATCAACTGTTCGATCAGTGAAAGCCTCAAGCGCTTCGAGCCGATCATGGAAGCGGCACGCAACCACGGTGTGCGGGTGCGCGGCTATGTGTCCTGCGTGCTCGGCTGCCCTTACGAAGGTGCGGTCCAGGCCGAGCAGGTCGCCCCGGTCGCCCGCGCCCTGCACGACATGGGCTGCTACGAAGTGTCGCTCGGCGACACCATCGGTACCGGTACCGCCGGCGCTACCCGCCGCCTGTTCGAGGTGGTCGCGGCCCAGGTGCCCCGTGGGCAACTGGCCGGGCATTTCCACGACACCTACGGCCAGGCCCTGGCCAACGTCTATGCCAGCCTGCTCGAAGGGATCGCGGTATTCGACAGTTCGGTGGCCGGCCTGGGTGGCTGCCCTTACGCCAAGGGTGCCACCGGTAACGTGGCGACCGAAGATGTGGTGTACCTGATGCACGGCTTGGGTATCGACACCGGCATCGACCTCGACCGCTTGATCGCCGCGGGTTTACGGATCAGCGAAGTGCTCGGCCGTGCGACCGGTTCGCGGGTAGCGCGTGCGCGAGGCGCGCACTGA
- the ccoG gene encoding cytochrome c oxidase accessory protein CcoG, producing MSDRIPFRVIEIAPAAANKSKSQADGSIHTRSFTGFYRTLRVAFAGLLFALFFGTAWLQWNGRQAVLWDLAESKFHIFGATFWPQDFILLSALLIICAFGLFAITVFAGRVWCGYSCPQSTWTWLFMWCEKVTEGDRNQRIKLAAAPWGLNKLARRTLKHGLWLAIGVATGLTFVGYFTPIRPLAQELFTFELSGVALFWVLFFTGATYINAGWMREAVCMHMCPYARFQSVMFDKDTLAVAYDPSRGESRGPRKKGSDPRGQGLGDCIDCTLCVQVCPTGIDIRDGLQMACIGCAACIDACDGVMDKMGYARGLVGYKSEHNLQGGKTHWLRPRLLGYATALVVMIGALIVALQMRPMVSMDVIKDRGLFRENALGQIENIYLLKIINKTPQTQHYRLRLLDADGFELHGRTEFSIAPGEMSELPVSVAMLADRPASSSQELAFEIQDSDQPGVRSVATSRFVAPMNR from the coding sequence ATGAGCGATAGAATCCCCTTCCGAGTCATCGAGATTGCCCCTGCCGCCGCCAACAAGAGCAAAAGCCAGGCGGACGGCAGCATTCACACCCGCAGCTTCACCGGCTTCTACCGCACCCTGCGGGTCGCCTTCGCGGGCCTGTTGTTCGCCCTGTTCTTCGGCACGGCATGGTTGCAGTGGAATGGCCGCCAGGCCGTGCTCTGGGACCTGGCCGAAAGCAAATTCCATATCTTCGGCGCGACATTCTGGCCCCAGGACTTCATCCTGCTCTCGGCGCTGCTGATCATCTGTGCATTCGGCCTGTTCGCCATCACCGTATTCGCCGGCCGGGTCTGGTGCGGCTACAGCTGCCCACAGAGCACCTGGACCTGGCTGTTCATGTGGTGCGAGAAAGTCACCGAGGGCGATCGCAACCAGCGCATCAAGCTGGCCGCGGCCCCCTGGGGCTTGAACAAGCTGGCCCGACGCACCCTCAAGCATGGGTTGTGGCTGGCGATCGGCGTGGCCACCGGGCTGACCTTCGTCGGCTACTTCACCCCGATCCGCCCGCTGGCGCAGGAACTGTTCACCTTCGAGCTCAGTGGCGTGGCACTGTTCTGGGTGCTGTTCTTCACCGGTGCCACCTACATCAACGCCGGCTGGATGCGCGAGGCGGTGTGCATGCACATGTGCCCCTATGCCCGCTTCCAGAGCGTGATGTTCGACAAGGACACCCTGGCGGTGGCCTACGACCCCAGCCGCGGCGAGTCCCGCGGCCCACGCAAGAAAGGCAGCGACCCGCGCGGCCAGGGGCTGGGCGATTGCATCGACTGCACCTTGTGCGTGCAGGTCTGCCCCACCGGCATCGACATCCGCGACGGCCTGCAGATGGCCTGCATCGGCTGCGCCGCCTGTATCGACGCCTGCGACGGGGTGATGGACAAGATGGGCTATGCCCGCGGCCTGGTCGGCTACAAGTCCGAACATAACCTGCAGGGTGGCAAGACCCACTGGCTGCGCCCTCGCCTGCTGGGCTACGCGACCGCGCTGGTGGTGATGATCGGCGCGCTGATAGTCGCCCTGCAGATGCGCCCGATGGTGTCGATGGACGTGATCAAGGACCGTGGCCTGTTCCGCGAGAATGCCCTGGGCCAGATCGAGAACATCTACCTGCTCAAGATCATCAACAAGACCCCGCAAACCCAGCACTATCGCCTGCGCCTGTTGGACGCCGACGGCTTCGAACTGCACGGGCGCACCGAATTCTCTATCGCGCCGGGTGAAATGAGCGAGCTGCCAGTGTCGGTGGCGATGCTCGCCGATCGCCCGGCCAGCAGCTCCCAGGAGCTGGCCTTCGAGATCCAGGATAGCGATCAACCCGGCGTGCGCAGCGTTGCCACGAGCCGCTTCGTGGCGCCGATGAACCGCTGA
- the mapR gene encoding GntR family transcriptional regulator MpaR (MapR regulates genes involved in Pseudomonas quinolone signal (PQS) production and anthranilate metabolism) has translation MKRYERFADDIAELIRSGVLGPGQRVPSVRYASQTHGVSPSTVFQAYYLLERRGLIRARPRSGYFVNAHAPRPFNEPQAQAPVSESTDVDVSGLVFSILDSIKDPHTVPFGSAFPSPTLFPLQRLARSLASASRAMDPRVVVTDLSPGNPQLRRQIALRYMVGGLMLPMEELLITNGALEALNLCLQAVTQPGDLVAIEAPAFYACLQVLERLKLKAVEIPVHPREGMDLGVLAQTLEKHPVKAVWCMTNFQNPVGASMPEAKKQQLVELLRRHQVPLIEDDVYAELYYSQQAPKPAKAFDTEGLVMHCGSFAKSLAPGYRIGWVAAGRFAQKIERLKLMTSLCASMPAQAAIADYLQHGGYDRHLRKLRYALEGQQANMLAAIGRHFPAQTRVSQPSGGYFLWLELPEQMDALKLFHMALAQGISIAPGPIFSPTRRFGNCIRLNYGSPWGDGPEQAMETLGRIVRSF, from the coding sequence ATGAAACGCTACGAACGATTCGCCGACGACATTGCCGAACTGATCCGCTCCGGGGTGCTCGGCCCCGGCCAGCGCGTGCCTTCGGTACGTTATGCCAGCCAGACCCACGGCGTCAGCCCGTCCACGGTGTTCCAGGCCTACTACCTGCTGGAACGCCGCGGCCTGATCCGCGCCCGGCCGCGCTCAGGCTACTTCGTCAATGCCCACGCCCCACGCCCGTTCAACGAACCCCAGGCACAAGCGCCGGTCAGCGAATCCACCGATGTGGATGTCAGCGGCCTGGTGTTCTCCATTCTCGACTCGATCAAGGATCCGCACACCGTGCCGTTCGGCTCGGCGTTCCCCAGCCCCACGCTGTTTCCCCTGCAACGCCTGGCCCGTTCGCTGGCCAGCGCCAGCCGGGCCATGGACCCGCGCGTGGTGGTCACCGACCTGTCGCCGGGCAACCCGCAACTGCGCCGGCAGATCGCCCTGCGCTACATGGTCGGCGGGCTGATGCTGCCGATGGAAGAGCTGCTGATCACCAACGGTGCGCTGGAGGCACTGAACCTGTGCCTGCAGGCGGTGACTCAGCCCGGCGACCTGGTGGCAATCGAGGCACCGGCCTTCTACGCCTGCCTGCAAGTGCTCGAGCGGCTCAAGCTCAAGGCCGTGGAAATCCCGGTGCATCCACGCGAAGGCATGGACCTTGGCGTGCTCGCCCAAACCCTGGAAAAACATCCGGTCAAGGCCGTGTGGTGCATGACCAACTTCCAGAACCCGGTGGGCGCCAGCATGCCGGAGGCGAAGAAGCAGCAACTGGTCGAGCTGCTGCGCCGCCACCAGGTGCCGCTGATCGAAGACGATGTCTATGCCGAGCTGTACTACTCGCAGCAGGCACCGAAGCCGGCCAAGGCCTTCGATACCGAGGGGCTGGTGATGCACTGCGGCTCGTTCGCCAAGAGCCTGGCCCCAGGCTACCGCATCGGCTGGGTCGCCGCCGGGCGTTTCGCGCAGAAGATCGAACGGCTCAAGCTGATGACCTCGCTCTGCGCCTCGATGCCGGCCCAGGCAGCCATCGCCGACTACCTGCAACACGGCGGCTATGACCGCCACTTGCGCAAGCTGCGTTATGCACTGGAAGGCCAGCAGGCCAACATGCTCGCTGCCATCGGCCGCCACTTTCCGGCGCAGACCCGCGTCAGCCAACCTTCCGGCGGTTACTTCCTGTGGCTCGAACTGCCCGAGCAGATGGATGCGCTGAAGCTGTTCCACATGGCCCTGGCCCAGGGCATCAGCATCGCGCCGGGGCCGATCTTCTCGCCGACCCGACGCTTCGGCAACTGCATCCGCCTCAACTACGGCAGCCCCTGGGGCGATGGCCCCGAGCAGGCCATGGAAACCCTCGGACGGATCGTGCGCTCGTTCTAG
- a CDS encoding PAS domain-containing protein yields MPEREIKALRQRNAELENRLAQHRGIDDSLYRFLFDTMDEGFCVIEFFDGPHGPLSDYIHIVANAAYARHAGIPNVVGQKLREMVPDEADGWVARYGEVLRTGQPLQFEQELVATGRVLSVTTFRIEPAERNQVAVLFQDVTERRRAETALQQLNDHLEQRVADALAERSLFAELVERSVARVQVVDTSLRFLAVNARAVKDFEFLFGRTVKAGDSLADCLAGFPEEYRRSVAFWRRALAGESFIEAIEYGRGDRQRHFELRFNPLRDARGTIIGAYLFVYDISRQVSEQQRLQEAEEALRQAQKMEAVGQLTGGIAHDFNNLLGGILGAQELVRQRLEQARLDDIPALLDTAGDSARRAAALVHRLLAFSRRQTLLPQATSVGALILDIEELIRRSVGPAIAVHVSCAPDLWSTFIDPPQLESALLNLCINARDALPGGGRIEIRCENLSIGTERATALDLVAGEYLQLSVEDNGRGMSAEVVERAIDPFFTTKPLGQGTGLGLSMAFGFVRQSGGQLQIQSTLGAGTRIDLYLPRHHEMPKAAEVHSMAERLAHPGRARILLVEDQAALRLVIGEVLDEFGHDVKGVEHGPAALALLEHGFVPDLLISDIGLPGGLNGRQVAEACRALHPDLPVLFITGYDESAALSDGQLPARTAVLRKPFELPAIADLVAQLLAAG; encoded by the coding sequence ATGCCCGAACGTGAAATCAAGGCATTGCGTCAGCGCAACGCCGAACTCGAGAATCGCCTGGCCCAACACCGAGGCATCGACGACAGCCTGTACCGTTTTCTGTTCGACACCATGGACGAAGGCTTCTGTGTCATCGAGTTCTTCGACGGCCCCCATGGTCCGCTCAGCGACTACATCCATATCGTCGCCAACGCCGCCTACGCCCGCCACGCCGGCATCCCCAACGTGGTCGGGCAGAAGCTGCGGGAAATGGTGCCGGACGAGGCCGACGGCTGGGTCGCCCGTTACGGCGAGGTGTTGCGTACCGGCCAGCCGTTGCAGTTCGAGCAGGAACTGGTGGCCACCGGCCGAGTGCTGTCGGTCACCACGTTCCGTATCGAACCCGCCGAGCGCAACCAGGTGGCCGTGCTGTTCCAGGATGTCACCGAGCGACGTCGCGCGGAAACCGCGCTGCAACAGCTCAACGACCATCTCGAGCAGCGCGTGGCCGATGCCCTGGCCGAACGCAGCCTGTTCGCCGAACTGGTCGAACGCAGTGTGGCGCGGGTACAGGTGGTTGACACTTCGCTACGTTTTCTTGCGGTGAATGCACGCGCGGTAAAGGACTTCGAGTTTCTGTTCGGGCGCACGGTCAAGGCCGGCGACAGCCTGGCTGACTGTCTGGCCGGTTTTCCAGAGGAGTATCGGCGCTCAGTGGCGTTCTGGCGTCGAGCACTGGCGGGCGAAAGCTTCATCGAGGCAATCGAGTATGGCCGCGGGGATCGCCAGCGGCATTTCGAACTGCGCTTCAACCCGCTGCGTGATGCCCGAGGCACGATTATCGGCGCTTACCTCTTCGTCTACGACATCAGCCGTCAGGTCAGCGAGCAGCAGCGCCTGCAGGAGGCCGAGGAAGCATTGCGCCAGGCGCAGAAGATGGAAGCCGTCGGCCAGCTCACCGGCGGCATCGCCCATGACTTCAACAACCTGCTCGGGGGTATCCTGGGCGCCCAGGAGCTGGTTCGCCAACGCTTGGAGCAAGCGCGCCTGGACGATATCCCGGCCCTGCTCGACACTGCGGGCGATTCCGCACGACGAGCCGCGGCCCTGGTGCATCGATTGCTGGCATTTTCGCGTCGCCAGACCCTGTTGCCACAGGCCACCTCGGTCGGCGCGCTGATCCTCGATATCGAGGAACTGATCCGCCGCAGCGTGGGCCCGGCCATCGCCGTCCATGTCAGCTGCGCCCCGGACCTGTGGTCGACGTTCATCGACCCACCGCAACTGGAAAGCGCCCTGCTCAACCTATGCATCAACGCCCGCGATGCCTTGCCCGGTGGAGGGCGAATCGAGATTCGTTGTGAAAACCTGTCGATCGGCACAGAACGCGCCACCGCACTGGACCTCGTGGCGGGTGAATACCTGCAACTGAGTGTCGAAGACAATGGTCGCGGGATGTCAGCGGAAGTGGTCGAGCGGGCCATCGACCCGTTCTTCACCACCAAGCCGCTCGGCCAGGGCACGGGGCTCGGGTTGTCGATGGCCTTCGGTTTCGTGCGTCAGTCTGGTGGCCAGTTGCAGATCCAGTCGACGCTGGGAGCAGGCACACGGATCGATCTCTACCTGCCCCGTCACCATGAAATGCCCAAGGCAGCGGAAGTCCACTCGATGGCAGAAAGGCTGGCGCACCCAGGCCGGGCGCGGATCCTGCTGGTCGAGGACCAGGCCGCGCTACGCCTGGTCATTGGCGAGGTGCTCGATGAGTTCGGGCATGACGTGAAAGGCGTTGAGCACGGTCCGGCCGCGCTGGCGCTACTGGAGCACGGCTTCGTACCGGACCTGCTGATCAGTGATATTGGTTTGCCAGGCGGCCTCAACGGGCGTCAGGTCGCCGAGGCCTGCAGAGCCTTGCATCCGGACCTGCCGGTGCTGTTCATCACCGGCTATGACGAGAGCGCGGCGCTCAGCGACGGCCAGTTACCTGCGCGCACCGCCGTATTGCGCAAACCGTTCGAACTGCCGGCCATCGCCGACCTGGTCGCGCAGTTGCTGGCGGCCGGGTAA
- a CDS encoding SDR family oxidoreductase, whose translation MDKVIVITGASRGIGAATALLAAQQGYRICINYHANDEAAETVLAQVRELGATAIAVRADASVEDEVVHLFQRVDHELGPVTALVNNAGTIGQQGRVEEMSEFRLLKVMKTNVVGPMLCAKHALLRMARRHGGQGGAIVNVSSMAARLGSPNEYVDYAASKGALDTFTIGLAKEVASEGVRVNGVRPGYIHTGFHALSGDPERVTRLEPGLPMGRGGRPEEVAEAILWLLSDKASYSTGTFIDLSGGR comes from the coding sequence ATGGACAAGGTCATCGTCATCACCGGCGCCAGCCGGGGCATCGGCGCCGCCACCGCGTTGCTGGCGGCGCAACAGGGTTATCGTATCTGCATCAACTACCACGCCAATGACGAGGCCGCCGAAACGGTGCTGGCCCAGGTTCGCGAGCTGGGTGCCACGGCCATCGCCGTGCGTGCCGACGCCAGCGTCGAGGACGAGGTGGTGCACTTGTTCCAGCGTGTCGACCATGAACTGGGGCCGGTCACCGCCCTGGTCAACAATGCCGGCACTATCGGCCAGCAGGGCCGGGTGGAAGAGATGTCGGAGTTCCGTCTGCTCAAGGTCATGAAGACCAACGTGGTCGGCCCGATGCTCTGCGCCAAGCACGCCTTGCTGCGCATGGCGCGGCGCCATGGCGGGCAGGGCGGGGCGATCGTCAACGTGTCGTCCATGGCCGCGCGCCTGGGCTCGCCCAACGAGTATGTCGACTATGCCGCCTCCAAGGGGGCGCTGGATACTTTCACCATTGGTTTGGCCAAGGAGGTGGCGAGCGAGGGCGTGCGCGTCAATGGCGTACGGCCGGGCTATATCCATACAGGCTTCCACGCCTTGAGCGGTGACCCCGAGCGCGTCACCAGGCTCGAGCCAGGCCTGCCCATGGGGCGCGGTGGGCGCCCCGAGGAAGTGGCCGAAGCGATCCTCTGGCTGCTGTCGGACAAGGCATCCTATTCGACGGGCACCTTCATCGACCTGAGTGGCGGGCGCTGA
- a CDS encoding DHA2 family efflux MFS transporter permease subunit, which produces MSQAAPAQFTPPSLLLTTIGLSLATFMQVLDTTIANVALPTISGNLGVSYEQGTWVITSFAVSNAIALPLTGWLSRRFGEVKLFIWATLLFVLASFLCGVAQSMPELVGFRVLQGVVAGPLYPMTQTLLIAVYPPAKRGMALALLAMVTVVAPIAGPILGGWITDSYSWPWIFFINIPIGLFAAAVVRQQMRARPVVTSRQPMDYIGLLTLIVGVGALQVVLDKGNDLDWFESSFIIVGTLISVVFLAIFIIWELTDRHPVVNLRLFVHRNFRIGTLVLVGGYAGFFGINLILPQWLQTQMGYTATWAGLAVAPIGLLPVLMSPFVGKYAHRFDLRVLAGIAFLAIGASCYMRAGFTNEVDFTHVALVQLFMGIGVALFFMPTLSILLSDLPPHQIADGSGLATFLRTLGGSFAASLTTWIWIRRADQHHAYLSEHISTFDPATRHSLEQLGGAGPQSYAKLEQILNSQAYMMSTVDYFTLLTWVFAGLILLVWLAKPPFTAKAGPASAGH; this is translated from the coding sequence ATGAGCCAGGCGGCCCCCGCGCAGTTCACCCCGCCGAGCCTGCTGCTGACCACCATCGGCCTGTCGCTGGCGACCTTCATGCAAGTGCTCGACACCACCATCGCCAACGTCGCCTTGCCGACCATCTCCGGCAACCTGGGGGTCAGCTACGAACAGGGCACCTGGGTGATCACCTCGTTCGCGGTAAGCAACGCCATCGCCTTGCCGCTGACCGGCTGGCTGAGCCGGCGTTTCGGCGAGGTGAAGCTGTTCATCTGGGCGACGCTGCTGTTCGTGCTGGCCTCCTTTCTCTGCGGCGTCGCCCAGTCGATGCCTGAACTGGTCGGCTTCCGGGTACTCCAGGGGGTAGTGGCCGGACCGTTGTACCCGATGACGCAAACCCTGCTCATCGCGGTGTACCCGCCCGCGAAGCGAGGCATGGCCCTGGCATTGCTGGCGATGGTCACAGTGGTGGCGCCGATCGCCGGGCCGATCCTGGGCGGCTGGATCACCGACAGCTACAGCTGGCCGTGGATCTTCTTCATCAACATCCCTATCGGTCTGTTCGCCGCTGCCGTGGTGCGCCAGCAGATGCGTGCGCGGCCGGTGGTCACCAGCCGCCAGCCGATGGACTACATCGGCCTGCTGACCTTGATCGTGGGGGTGGGGGCGCTGCAGGTGGTGCTGGACAAGGGCAATGACCTGGACTGGTTCGAGTCGTCGTTCATCATCGTCGGCACGTTGATCTCGGTGGTGTTCCTGGCGATCTTCATCATCTGGGAACTGACCGACCGCCACCCGGTGGTCAACCTGCGCTTGTTCGTGCACCGCAATTTCCGCATTGGCACCCTGGTGCTGGTGGGCGGCTATGCCGGGTTCTTCGGCATCAACCTGATCCTGCCCCAGTGGCTGCAGACGCAGATGGGCTACACGGCCACCTGGGCGGGCCTGGCGGTGGCGCCGATCGGCCTGTTGCCGGTGCTGATGTCGCCCTTCGTCGGCAAGTATGCGCACCGCTTCGACCTGCGCGTGCTGGCCGGCATCGCGTTCCTGGCCATTGGTGCCAGCTGCTACATGCGCGCCGGTTTCACCAATGAGGTGGACTTCACCCATGTCGCCCTGGTGCAACTGTTCATGGGCATCGGTGTGGCGCTGTTCTTCATGCCGACCCTGAGCATCCTGCTGTCCGACCTGCCGCCGCATCAGATCGCCGATGGTTCGGGGCTGGCCACCTTCCTGCGCACGTTGGGCGGCAGCTTCGCCGCGTCGTTGACCACCTGGATCTGGATTCGTCGCGCCGACCAGCACCATGCCTACCTGAGCGAGCACATCAGCACCTTCGACCCGGCCACCCGGCATTCCCTGGAGCAGTTGGGCGGGGCCGGCCCGCAAAGCTACGCGAAGCTGGAACAGATCCTCAATAGCCAGGCCTACATGATGTCGACGGTGGATTATTTCACCTTGCTGACCTGGGTGTTTGCTGGGTTGATCCTGTTGGTGTGGCTGGCCAAGCCGCCGTTCACCGCCAAGGCCGGGCCCGCGTCGGCAGGGCACTGA
- a CDS encoding HlyD family efflux transporter periplasmic adaptor subunit, giving the protein MATPVDTSSPAVVPDNTGKRKAWLLALLLLLILAGAGTWAWYSLVGRWHESTDDAYVNGNVVEITPLITGTVTSIGADDGDLVHAGQVLLQFDPADSEVTLQAAEAKLARTVRQVRGLYSNVDSLKAQLETRQAELQKAQQNYNRRKVLADSGAIAQEEIAHSRDDLAVAQAAVNGARQQLNTSTALVDDTVVSSHPEVMAAAADLRQAYLDHARTTLVAPVTGYVAKRTVQLGQRLQPGTATMAVIPLDEVWIDANFKETQLRDMRIGQPVAISADLYGSEVKYSGTVDSLGAGTGSAFALLPAQNATGNWIKIVQRVPVRIHLNPEQLKEHPLRIGLSTVAEVDLHDQSGPALAQQPPQQASYTTQVYDRQLVEADNLIARLIHENSATGKTAQR; this is encoded by the coding sequence ATGGCCACTCCCGTCGACACCTCCAGCCCCGCCGTCGTGCCCGACAACACGGGCAAGCGCAAGGCCTGGCTGCTTGCCCTGTTACTGTTGCTGATCCTCGCCGGTGCCGGCACCTGGGCCTGGTACAGCCTGGTCGGGCGTTGGCACGAAAGCACCGACGACGCCTACGTGAATGGCAACGTGGTGGAAATCACCCCGCTGATCACCGGCACCGTCACCAGCATCGGTGCCGATGATGGCGACCTGGTGCACGCGGGCCAGGTGCTGCTGCAGTTCGACCCGGCCGACAGTGAGGTTACCCTGCAGGCCGCCGAGGCCAAGCTGGCGCGTACCGTGCGTCAGGTGCGCGGGCTGTACAGCAACGTCGATTCGCTCAAGGCCCAACTGGAAACCCGTCAGGCCGAACTGCAGAAGGCCCAGCAGAACTACAACCGCCGCAAGGTGCTGGCCGACAGCGGTGCCATCGCCCAGGAAGAAATCGCCCATTCCCGCGACGACCTGGCCGTGGCCCAGGCTGCCGTCAATGGGGCGCGCCAGCAGCTCAACACCAGCACCGCGCTGGTCGACGATACCGTGGTGTCCTCGCACCCGGAGGTCATGGCCGCCGCCGCCGACCTGCGCCAGGCCTACCTCGACCACGCCCGCACCACCCTGGTGGCGCCGGTCACCGGCTACGTGGCCAAGCGTACCGTGCAACTGGGCCAGCGCTTGCAACCGGGTACTGCGACCATGGCAGTGATTCCCCTGGACGAGGTGTGGATCGACGCCAACTTCAAGGAAACCCAGCTGCGCGACATGCGCATCGGCCAGCCGGTGGCGATCAGCGCCGACCTGTACGGCAGCGAGGTGAAGTACAGCGGCACCGTCGACAGCCTGGGGGCCGGCACCGGCAGCGCCTTTGCCCTGCTGCCGGCGCAGAACGCCACCGGCAACTGGATCAAGATCGTCCAGCGCGTGCCGGTGCGTATCCACCTGAACCCCGAACAGCTGAAGGAGCACCCGCTGCGCATCGGCCTGTCCACCGTCGCCGAAGTCGATCTGCACGACCAGAGCGGCCCGGCCCTCGCCCAGCAACCGCCACAACAGGCCAGCTATACCACCCAGGTGTATGACCGCCAGCTGGTCGAGGCCGACAACCTGATCGCCCGGCTGATCCACGAGAACAGTGCCACCGGCAAGACGGCCCAGCGATGA
- a CDS encoding MarR family winged helix-turn-helix transcriptional regulator produces MSHFTPENFQTCTIGMLLGRAAMLKDRILDWHLEADGVTAAQFKVLIIVTQYQVDTPAELCRYLGLDSGSMTRMLDRLEQKGLILRHRCADDRRQVRLALTADGQRLADRLPQVGAAAMNELVGVLQPDELKTLEGLLAKVLISAGDPLTIRRFGDR; encoded by the coding sequence ATGTCCCATTTCACCCCGGAAAATTTCCAGACTTGCACCATTGGCATGTTGCTCGGTCGCGCCGCCATGCTGAAGGACCGCATCCTCGACTGGCATCTCGAAGCCGACGGCGTCACTGCCGCCCAGTTCAAGGTGCTGATCATCGTCACCCAGTACCAGGTCGACACGCCCGCCGAGCTGTGCCGCTACCTGGGCCTGGACAGCGGCTCGATGACCCGCATGCTCGACCGTCTCGAGCAGAAGGGGCTGATCCTGCGCCATCGCTGCGCGGACGACCGTCGCCAGGTGCGCCTGGCGCTGACCGCCGACGGCCAGCGCCTGGCCGACCGTCTGCCACAGGTGGGGGCGGCGGCGATGAACGAGCTGGTCGGGGTGCTGCAGCCTGACGAGCTCAAGACCCTCGAAGGCTTGCTGGCCAAGGTCCTGATCAGCGCCGGCGACCCCCTGACGATCCGCCGCTTCGGCGATCGTTGA
- a CDS encoding response regulator transcription factor, translating to MVQAKVYVVDDDPGMLDSTVWLLESVGLRALPFTSGQAFLEACVDEGPACVLLDVRMPGAGGLAVQQALRERGLQIPLIFVSGHADVPIVVRAFKAGAVDFIEKPYNDQLLLDSVQAALSRADVARAGSGEVAQVQARIDSLTPRERDVFIPLVQGLGNREIAERLGVSVKTIDLYRGRVMKRMQAASLPELVGMAIACGQIEALGLRAQSRL from the coding sequence CTGGTGCAAGCGAAGGTGTATGTGGTGGACGACGACCCGGGCATGCTCGATTCGACGGTATGGCTGCTCGAGTCGGTGGGGTTGCGGGCTTTGCCGTTCACCAGTGGCCAGGCGTTTCTGGAGGCCTGTGTGGACGAGGGGCCGGCGTGCGTGCTGCTGGATGTGCGCATGCCTGGGGCAGGGGGGCTGGCCGTCCAGCAGGCGCTGCGCGAGCGGGGGCTTCAGATCCCGCTGATCTTCGTCAGTGGCCACGCCGACGTGCCGATCGTGGTGCGGGCGTTCAAGGCTGGCGCCGTCGATTTCATCGAGAAACCCTATAACGACCAGTTGCTGCTCGACAGCGTGCAGGCCGCGCTCAGCCGCGCCGATGTGGCCCGGGCGGGCAGTGGCGAGGTGGCGCAGGTGCAGGCGCGAATCGACAGCCTGACCCCACGTGAGCGTGATGTGTTCATTCCACTGGTGCAGGGGCTGGGCAACCGTGAGATTGCCGAACGATTGGGGGTGAGCGTGAAGACCATCGACTTGTACCGGGGGCGGGTGATGAAGCGCATGCAGGCTGCGAGCCTGCCCGAACTGGTGGGGATGGCGATCGCTTGCGGCCAGATCGAAGCGTTGGGGTTGCGGGCGCAATCCAGACTGTAG